One Streptomyces coeruleorubidus DNA segment encodes these proteins:
- a CDS encoding DUF6243 family protein has translation MARGGAGNLLGIGGSRQKLGRKALRGGGRGGRIGGGLDPQAHKRELLRKLQEKRQQQERREGRTTDESS, from the coding sequence ATGGCCCGGGGCGGAGCCGGAAACCTGCTGGGTATCGGCGGATCGCGCCAGAAGCTCGGCCGCAAGGCGCTACGCGGCGGCGGCCGGGGCGGCCGGATCGGCGGCGGCCTCGATCCGCAGGCCCACAAGCGCGAACTGCTGCGCAAGCTCCAGGAGAAGCGACAGCAGCAGGAACGACGGGAGGGCCGTACGACCGACGAGTCCTCGTGA
- a CDS encoding TetR/AcrR family transcriptional regulator produces the protein MSAQKSAQPAKPAPDSTRRSEKSRRAIYAAALSLVVEVGYPKTTVEGIAARAGVGKQTIYRWWSSKADVLMEAFLDLGEQSLREAGPVPYVFPDTGDLATDVKGVLRATVDQLRDPRYEAPSRALAAEGVVNEQLGRELVAKLMQPSLDLYIGRLRAAQDAGQVRPEIDPRIALEFFISPLAQRWLQHTGPISYEYTDTLVDYALHGLAPR, from the coding sequence ATGTCCGCACAGAAGTCCGCTCAGCCCGCCAAGCCCGCCCCCGACTCCACCCGGCGCAGCGAGAAGTCCCGCCGCGCCATCTACGCCGCCGCCCTCTCGCTCGTCGTGGAGGTCGGCTACCCGAAGACCACCGTCGAGGGCATCGCCGCCCGCGCCGGTGTCGGGAAGCAGACGATCTACCGCTGGTGGTCGTCGAAGGCGGACGTGCTGATGGAGGCGTTCCTCGACCTGGGCGAGCAGTCCCTGCGGGAGGCGGGTCCGGTGCCGTACGTCTTCCCCGACACCGGCGACCTCGCCACCGACGTCAAGGGCGTCCTGCGCGCCACCGTCGACCAGCTGCGCGACCCGAGGTACGAGGCGCCGTCCCGCGCGCTGGCCGCCGAGGGCGTCGTCAACGAGCAGCTCGGACGCGAGCTCGTCGCCAAGCTGATGCAGCCCTCACTCGACCTCTACATCGGCCGGCTGCGCGCCGCACAGGACGCCGGCCAGGTGCGGCCCGAGATCGACCCGCGCATCGCCCTGGAGTTCTTCATCTCCCCGCTCGCCCAGCGCTGGCTCCAGCACACGGGCCCGATCTCCTACGAGTACACCGACACCCTCGTCGACTACGCCCTTCACGGCCTCGCGCCCCGCTGA
- the efeB gene encoding iron uptake transporter deferrochelatase/peroxidase subunit, whose protein sequence is MTDTSNDNHTPSPSRRSLLGWGGAGLALGAAAAGGAVAMARTDEDGGPDAGTAIAFHGSHQAGITTPVQDRLHFAAFDVTTDDRAEFVQLLKDWTRAARRMTAGQPVGKGGYGGLPEAPPDDTGEALDLKPSRLTLTIGFGPSLFGKFGLAERRPAALVDLPKFAGDNLDENRSGGDLCVQACADDPQVAVHAIRNLARIGFGKVVIRWSQLGFGKTSSTTPEAQTPRNLMGFKDGTRNIAGTETDRLKKFVWVDEKDGPAWMTNGSYLVARRIRMHIETWDRTSLQEQEDIFGRDKGEGAPVGKAKERDEPFLKAMKPDAHVRLAHPDANHGATILRRGYSFTDGTDGLGRLDAGLFFLAYQRDVRKGFIPIQRNLATDALNEYIQHVGSALFAIPPGVRDKDDWWGRTLFSEEA, encoded by the coding sequence ATGACGGACACCAGCAACGACAACCACACACCGTCCCCCTCCCGGCGCTCCCTGCTCGGCTGGGGTGGCGCGGGTCTGGCCCTCGGCGCCGCCGCGGCGGGCGGAGCGGTGGCGATGGCCCGCACGGACGAGGACGGCGGGCCGGACGCCGGAACCGCGATCGCCTTCCACGGCTCGCACCAGGCGGGCATCACTACGCCCGTCCAGGACCGGCTGCACTTCGCCGCGTTCGACGTGACGACCGACGACCGGGCGGAGTTCGTCCAGTTGCTGAAGGACTGGACGCGGGCCGCCCGCCGCATGACGGCCGGGCAGCCGGTGGGCAAGGGCGGTTACGGCGGCCTGCCCGAGGCACCCCCCGACGACACCGGCGAGGCCCTGGACCTCAAGCCCTCCCGCCTGACCCTCACGATCGGCTTCGGCCCGAGTCTGTTCGGGAAGTTCGGCCTGGCGGAGCGACGACCGGCCGCCCTGGTGGACCTGCCGAAGTTCGCGGGCGACAACCTCGACGAGAACCGCAGCGGAGGCGACCTGTGCGTCCAGGCCTGCGCGGACGACCCGCAGGTCGCCGTGCACGCCATCCGCAACCTGGCCCGCATCGGCTTCGGCAAGGTCGTCATCCGCTGGTCGCAGCTCGGCTTCGGCAAGACGTCGTCGACGACGCCCGAGGCGCAGACGCCGCGCAACCTGATGGGCTTCAAGGACGGCACCCGCAACATCGCGGGCACGGAGACGGACCGGCTGAAGAAGTTCGTGTGGGTGGACGAGAAGGACGGTCCGGCCTGGATGACGAACGGCTCCTACCTCGTCGCCCGCCGCATCCGCATGCACATCGAGACGTGGGACCGCACCTCGCTCCAGGAGCAGGAGGACATCTTCGGCCGTGACAAGGGCGAGGGTGCCCCGGTCGGCAAGGCGAAGGAGCGCGACGAGCCGTTCCTGAAGGCGATGAAGCCCGACGCGCACGTCCGGCTCGCGCACCCCGACGCCAACCACGGGGCGACGATCCTGCGCCGGGGCTACTCCTTCACCGACGGCACGGACGGACTGGGCCGCCTGGACGCGGGCCTGTTCTTCCTGGCCTACCAGCGGGACGTCCGCAAGGGCTTCATCCCCATCCAGCGCAACCTGGCCACGGACGCGCTCAACGAGTACATCCAGCACGTGGGTTCGGCGCTCTTCGCGATCCCGCCAGGCGTTCGCGACAAGGACGACTGGTGGGGCCGGACGCTGTTCTCCGAGGAGGCGTAG
- the efeU gene encoding iron uptake transporter permease EfeU produces the protein MFSNYLIGLREGLEASLVVCILIAYLVKTDRRDALKPIWTGIGVAVALALGFGSALEFGSQELTFQAQEALGGSLSILAVGLVTWMVFWMRRTARHLKSELHGRLDAALAMGTGALVATAFLAVGREGLETALFVWASVHAASDGTPRPLLGVALGLLTAILLGWLFYRGALRIDLARFFTWTGGMLVVVAAGVLAYGFHDLQEADFLPGLNDKAFDISGTIPPDSWYGTLLKGVFNFQPDPTVLQVVVWLLYLIPTLALFLSPAGFGRGRTTTTPVRDRA, from the coding sequence ATGTTCTCCAACTACCTGATCGGTCTGCGCGAGGGGCTGGAGGCGAGCCTCGTCGTCTGCATCCTCATCGCCTACCTGGTCAAGACGGACCGCAGGGACGCACTCAAACCCATCTGGACCGGCATCGGCGTCGCCGTCGCCCTCGCGCTGGGCTTCGGCTCCGCCCTCGAATTCGGCTCCCAGGAGCTGACGTTCCAGGCGCAGGAGGCGCTCGGCGGGTCCCTGTCGATCCTCGCGGTCGGTCTGGTGACGTGGATGGTGTTCTGGATGCGACGCACCGCCCGGCATCTGAAGTCGGAGCTGCACGGGAGGCTGGACGCGGCCCTCGCCATGGGTACGGGCGCGCTGGTCGCCACGGCGTTCCTGGCCGTGGGCCGGGAGGGCCTGGAGACGGCCCTGTTCGTCTGGGCCTCGGTCCACGCGGCGAGCGACGGCACGCCGCGGCCCCTGCTCGGTGTCGCGCTGGGCCTGTTGACGGCGATCCTCCTGGGCTGGCTGTTCTACCGGGGCGCCCTGCGTATCGATCTCGCCCGGTTCTTCACGTGGACCGGCGGCATGCTGGTCGTCGTCGCGGCGGGCGTACTGGCGTACGGCTTCCACGACCTCCAGGAGGCGGACTTCCTGCCCGGCCTCAACGACAAGGCCTTCGACATCTCCGGCACGATTCCTCCGGACAGTTGGTACGGCACGCTGCTCAAGGGCGTGTTCAACTTCCAGCCGGACCCGACGGTGCTCCAAGTCGTGGTGTGGCTGCTGTACTTGATCCCGACCCTGGCACTGTTCCTGTCACCGGCGGGTTTCGGACGCGGCCGGACCACGACAACACCGGTGCGCGACAGGGCGTGA
- the map gene encoding type I methionyl aminopeptidase, with product MSGQSLLVPGELSPTRPVPGNIRRPEYVGKPAPTPYTGPEVQTPETIEAMRVAGRIAARAMAEAAKLIAPGVTTDELDKVAHEYMCDHGAYPSTLGYRGFPKSLCTSVNEVICHGIPDSTVLRDGDIVNLDVTAYIGGVHGDNNATYLVGDVDEESRLLVERTRESLARAIKAVKPGRQINIIGRVIESYAKRFGYGVVRDFTGHGINSAFHSGLIIPHYDSPHATTVIQPGMTFTIEPMLTLGTHEYDMWDDGWTVVTKDRKRTAQFEHTLVVTETGAEILTLP from the coding sequence ATGTCTGGCCAGTCGCTGCTCGTCCCGGGGGAGCTGTCCCCCACCCGTCCCGTGCCCGGAAACATCCGCCGCCCCGAGTACGTCGGCAAGCCCGCGCCGACGCCGTACACCGGACCGGAGGTGCAGACGCCCGAGACGATCGAGGCGATGCGGGTCGCCGGCCGGATCGCCGCCCGGGCGATGGCGGAGGCCGCGAAGCTGATCGCCCCGGGGGTGACCACGGACGAGCTGGACAAGGTGGCGCACGAGTACATGTGCGACCACGGCGCCTATCCCTCGACGCTCGGCTACCGGGGCTTCCCGAAGTCGCTGTGCACCTCGGTCAACGAGGTCATCTGCCACGGCATCCCGGACTCGACGGTCCTGCGCGACGGCGACATCGTCAACCTCGACGTGACGGCGTACATCGGCGGTGTGCACGGCGACAACAACGCGACCTACCTGGTCGGAGACGTCGACGAGGAGTCGCGGCTGCTGGTGGAGCGGACCCGGGAGTCCCTCGCCCGGGCGATCAAGGCGGTCAAGCCGGGTCGGCAGATCAACATCATCGGCCGGGTCATCGAGTCGTACGCCAAGCGCTTCGGCTACGGGGTGGTCCGGGACTTCACCGGCCACGGCATCAACAGCGCGTTCCACTCGGGCCTGATCATCCCGCACTACGACAGCCCGCACGCGACGACGGTCATCCAGCCCGGGATGACGTTCACGATCGAGCCGATGCTGACGCTCGGGACACACGAGTACGACATGTGGGACGACGGCTGGACGGTCGTGACGAAGGACCGGAAGCGGACGGCCCAGTTCGAGCACACGCTGGTGGTGACGGAGACGGGCGCGGAGATCCTGACGCTGCCCTGA
- a CDS encoding S28 family serine protease produces MRVWTRRRVLTSAATAVSAAGLVAATALPARAAARAARPGTGDIADALRALPGLRLIEERQDAEPGYRHFVLGLSQPVDHRNPAAGTFEQRLTLLHTAADRPMVLTTTGYHAVVSPWRSEPTILLGANQLQVEHRYFGTSRPAGTGYARLTIRQAADDHHRVVRLFRRLYPGAWISTGSSKGGMATVYHRRFHPQDVDGTVVYSAPNNVDDRDDSAHLRFLETVGTPAGREAVRSAQRRLLLDRAEMVARYEAWAAAGNDTFRIIGSADQAFEIAVLRVLFMFWQRGSAADAATIPGPEATADELYTWLHDTAGLPLYADTAARRYVPYWYQIGTQLGYGDVPTGHVADLMRHSGGIEARNFVPRDIPMAFDAAAMPDIDRWVRRHGSRLLFVNGTQDPSVAEYFNPGGRDSAVLWVPGGNHNIEIANLSPADRASAEEALFRWAGQEYFTHTLGT; encoded by the coding sequence ATGCGTGTGTGGACCAGACGACGAGTGCTCACCTCGGCGGCGACGGCCGTCTCGGCGGCGGGTCTCGTCGCGGCGACGGCCCTGCCCGCCCGGGCGGCGGCCCGAGCGGCGCGGCCCGGCACCGGCGACATCGCGGACGCGCTGCGGGCACTGCCCGGACTGCGCCTGATCGAGGAGCGGCAGGACGCCGAACCGGGCTACCGGCACTTCGTCCTGGGCCTGAGCCAGCCGGTCGACCACAGGAACCCCGCGGCCGGCACCTTCGAGCAGCGCCTCACCCTGCTGCACACCGCCGCCGACCGCCCCATGGTCCTCACCACCACGGGCTACCACGCGGTCGTCTCGCCCTGGCGGAGTGAACCGACGATCCTGCTCGGTGCCAACCAACTCCAGGTGGAACACCGCTACTTCGGCACGTCACGCCCGGCAGGGACCGGCTACGCCCGTCTCACGATCCGCCAGGCCGCCGACGACCACCACCGCGTCGTCCGCCTCTTCCGCCGGCTCTACCCCGGTGCGTGGATCTCCACCGGCAGCAGCAAGGGCGGCATGGCGACGGTCTACCACCGCCGCTTCCACCCCCAGGACGTGGACGGCACGGTGGTCTACTCGGCTCCGAACAACGTCGACGACCGCGACGACTCCGCCCACCTGCGCTTCCTGGAGACGGTCGGCACCCCGGCAGGCCGCGAGGCCGTCAGGTCCGCACAGCGGCGGCTGCTGCTCGACCGGGCCGAGATGGTCGCCCGTTACGAGGCCTGGGCGGCCGCGGGCAACGACACCTTCCGCATCATCGGCAGCGCCGACCAGGCCTTCGAGATCGCCGTACTGCGCGTGCTGTTCATGTTCTGGCAGCGGGGCAGCGCGGCCGACGCCGCCACGATCCCCGGCCCGGAGGCGACGGCCGACGAGCTGTACACCTGGCTCCACGACACGGCGGGGCTGCCTCTCTACGCCGACACGGCGGCGCGGCGGTACGTCCCGTACTGGTACCAGATCGGCACGCAGCTGGGGTACGGCGATGTCCCCACCGGCCATGTGGCGGACCTGATGCGCCACTCCGGCGGCATCGAGGCGCGCAACTTCGTCCCCCGGGACATCCCCATGGCCTTCGACGCGGCAGCCATGCCGGACATCGACCGCTGGGTCCGCCGCCATGGCAGCCGGCTGCTGTTCGTCAACGGCACCCAGGACCCTTCCGTGGCCGAGTACTTCAACCCCGGCGGCCGCGACTCCGCGGTCCTCTGGGTCCCGGGAGGCAACCACAACATCGAGATCGCGAACCTGTCCCCCGCCGACCGGGCGTCGGCGGAGGAGGCGTTGTTCCGCTGGGCCGGTCAGGAGTACTTCACGCACACGTTGGGCACGTAG
- the efeO gene encoding iron uptake system protein EfeO, translated as MRPARPVSAAIAAAAALTAVTGCTEKSSAQEGDHVVHVTATDDKCEVSKKEFPAGHVELAVENKGSKVTEVYVLFPDDRVVTERENIGPGTKQRVTAEVKAGDYQIACKPGMKGDGIRQTVKATGGRTIQRDPRLDKAVAAYRAYAQAQADETLPKAETFAQAVKDGDLEAAKKAYAPSRIGWERTEPVAESFGDIDPKVDVREDGLEAGQDPATDWTGWHRLEKALWQDKKIGDREKELADRLISDLKDWQNRVGKAEITPTSMANGAKELLDEVATGKVTGEEERYSHTDLVDFKANVEGAQKSYELLRPVAQENDKALTTELDRQFAALNTLLDKYRPDTTSYDFTSYDKVGKADRKELSDAVNALAEPLSKLAAAVVK; from the coding sequence ATGCGACCCGCCAGACCCGTTTCCGCCGCGATCGCCGCCGCGGCGGCTCTGACCGCCGTCACCGGCTGCACGGAGAAGAGCAGCGCCCAGGAGGGCGACCACGTCGTCCATGTGACGGCGACGGACGACAAGTGCGAGGTGTCGAAGAAGGAGTTCCCGGCCGGGCACGTCGAACTCGCCGTCGAGAACAAGGGTTCCAAGGTCACCGAGGTCTATGTGCTCTTCCCCGACGACCGTGTGGTCACGGAGCGGGAGAACATAGGCCCCGGCACCAAGCAGCGGGTCACCGCCGAGGTGAAGGCCGGCGACTACCAGATCGCCTGCAAGCCCGGGATGAAGGGCGACGGCATCCGCCAGACCGTCAAGGCCACCGGCGGCAGGACGATCCAGCGTGATCCGCGCCTGGACAAGGCCGTTGCGGCCTACCGCGCCTACGCCCAGGCACAGGCCGACGAGACACTGCCCAAGGCCGAAACCTTCGCCCAGGCCGTCAAGGACGGCGACCTGGAGGCCGCGAAGAAGGCGTACGCCCCCTCCCGCATCGGCTGGGAGCGCACCGAGCCGGTCGCCGAGTCCTTCGGCGACATCGACCCCAAGGTCGACGTCCGCGAGGACGGCCTCGAAGCCGGCCAGGACCCGGCCACCGACTGGACCGGCTGGCACCGCCTGGAGAAGGCCCTCTGGCAGGACAAGAAGATCGGCGACCGCGAGAAGGAGCTGGCCGATCGGCTGATCAGCGACCTGAAGGACTGGCAGAACCGCGTAGGCAAGGCCGAGATCACCCCGACCTCCATGGCCAACGGCGCCAAGGAACTCCTCGACGAGGTCGCCACCGGCAAGGTCACCGGCGAGGAGGAGCGCTACTCGCACACCGACCTGGTCGACTTCAAGGCCAACGTCGAGGGCGCGCAGAAGTCGTACGAGCTGCTGAGGCCGGTCGCGCAGGAGAACGACAAGGCCCTCACCACGGAACTGGACAGGCAGTTCGCCGCCCTGAACACGCTGCTCGACAAGTACCGCCCGGACACGACGTCGTACGACTTCACCTCGTACGACAAGGTCGGCAAGGCCGACCGCAAGGAGCTCTCGGACGCGGTCAACGCGCTGGCGGAGCCCCTGTCGAAGCTCGCTGCCGCCGTCGTGAAGTAG
- a CDS encoding heme oxygenase (biliverdin-producing), whose protein sequence is MESFSTLIRTASREQHEEVRGSTFLSDLLGHKLGVDAFARYTEQLWFVYGALESGAERLAGDPVAGPFVRPELFRMASLEQDLEYLRGPDWRSGVSALPATLEYARRISDCARTWPAGYVAHHYTRYLGDLSGGQIIRDTAERTWGFPKKGDGVRFYVFEQIPNPAAFKRRYWELLDAVPGDELERQRIVSECKRAYALNNTVFQALGEEFPLSA, encoded by the coding sequence ATGGAATCCTTCTCGACCCTCATTCGGACGGCTTCCCGCGAGCAGCACGAGGAGGTCAGGGGCTCGACGTTCCTGAGCGACCTGCTGGGGCACAAACTGGGGGTCGACGCGTTCGCCCGCTACACGGAGCAGCTGTGGTTCGTGTACGGGGCGCTGGAGTCCGGCGCCGAGCGCCTGGCCGGGGATCCGGTGGCCGGCCCCTTCGTCCGCCCGGAACTGTTCCGGATGGCCTCGCTGGAACAGGATCTGGAGTACCTGCGCGGCCCCGACTGGCGATCGGGCGTCAGCGCGCTGCCCGCCACCCTGGAGTACGCGCGGCGGATCTCCGACTGCGCCCGCACCTGGCCGGCCGGCTACGTCGCCCACCACTACACGCGCTACCTCGGCGACCTCTCCGGCGGGCAGATCATCCGCGACACGGCCGAGAGGACGTGGGGTTTCCCGAAGAAGGGCGACGGGGTCCGCTTCTACGTGTTCGAGCAGATCCCCAACCCGGCCGCCTTCAAGCGGCGTTACTGGGAGCTGCTGGACGCGGTGCCCGGTGACGAGCTGGAGCGACAGCGGATCGTGTCCGAGTGCAAGCGGGCGTACGCGCTGAACAACACGGTGTTCCAGGCGCTGGGCGAGGAGTTCCCGCTGTCGGCGTGA
- a CDS encoding PhzF family phenazine biosynthesis protein: protein MTDYDVLRVFCGPNGGYGNELGVVREGSVLPERSDRQEFAAKLGFSETVFVDDPERGVIDIYTPTLRLPFAGHPCVGTAWLLDVPELVTPAGVVGARQDGEFCWIEARAEWVPQRTLRQYGSAAEVDDLAVPPPGEWVYAWAWEDEPAGRVRARAFPGRGDGIDEDEATGAAALLLTDRLGRALNITQGAGSQILTAPQPGGWTEVGGRVHLER, encoded by the coding sequence GTGACTGACTACGACGTGCTCCGCGTCTTCTGCGGGCCGAACGGTGGATACGGCAACGAGCTCGGTGTCGTGCGCGAGGGCTCGGTGCTGCCCGAGCGGAGTGACCGGCAGGAGTTCGCCGCGAAACTCGGGTTCAGTGAGACCGTGTTCGTCGACGACCCCGAGCGCGGTGTGATCGACATCTACACGCCGACCCTGCGCCTGCCCTTCGCCGGGCACCCGTGTGTCGGGACGGCCTGGCTGCTCGACGTGCCCGAGCTGGTCACGCCCGCCGGGGTGGTCGGGGCCCGGCAGGACGGGGAGTTCTGCTGGATCGAGGCGCGGGCGGAGTGGGTGCCGCAGCGCACCCTGCGGCAGTACGGCAGCGCCGCCGAGGTCGACGATCTGGCCGTGCCGCCGCCGGGGGAGTGGGTGTACGCCTGGGCGTGGGAGGACGAGCCGGCCGGACGGGTGCGGGCCCGGGCCTTCCCCGGGCGCGGTGACGGGATCGACGAGGACGAGGCGACCGGGGCGGCGGCCCTGCTGCTCACCGACCGGCTCGGCCGGGCCCTCAACATCACCCAGGGCGCGGGCTCCCAGATCCTGACCGCGCCCCAGCCGGGCGGATGGACCGAGGTCGGCGGCCGGGTCCACCTCGAACGCTGA
- a CDS encoding small ribosomal subunit Rsm22 family protein, translating to MNAPAPPAETLRAALAGLLDGLPPRQAAQAVERLIASYRGATPTDAPILRDRADVAAYAAYRMPATFEAVRSALEAFAEAAPAWVPGSHTDVGGGTGAAAWAVSATWGGKRPVTVLDWAEPALALGREIAAADPALRDVRWQRSRIGAALTLESTDLVTVSYVLNELTAPDRTALVDAAATAAQAVVIVEPGTPDGYARVIEARDRLVDAGFHVAAPCPHSAACPIAPGTDWCHFSARVSRSSLHRQVKGGSLPYEDEKFSYVAAARFPVTPAASRVVRRPQIRKGQVLLDLCETEPSLHRTTVTKRHGDLYKAARDADWGDAWPPAP from the coding sequence GTGAACGCCCCCGCACCCCCGGCCGAAACCCTCCGCGCCGCCCTCGCCGGTCTGCTCGACGGGCTGCCGCCCCGGCAGGCCGCGCAGGCGGTCGAGCGGCTGATCGCCAGCTACCGCGGGGCCACCCCGACCGACGCTCCCATCCTCCGTGACCGGGCGGATGTCGCCGCCTACGCCGCCTACCGGATGCCCGCGACCTTCGAGGCGGTGCGGTCGGCGCTGGAGGCGTTCGCCGAGGCGGCGCCCGCGTGGGTGCCCGGATCGCACACCGACGTCGGCGGCGGTACGGGTGCCGCCGCCTGGGCCGTGAGCGCGACCTGGGGCGGAAAGCGGCCCGTCACCGTGCTCGACTGGGCCGAGCCCGCGCTCGCCCTCGGCCGGGAGATCGCCGCGGCCGACCCGGCCCTGCGGGACGTACGGTGGCAGCGCTCTCGGATCGGAGCGGCGCTCACCCTGGAGAGCACTGATCTCGTCACCGTCTCCTATGTCCTCAACGAGCTGACCGCCCCCGACCGCACCGCCCTCGTCGACGCCGCCGCGACCGCGGCCCAGGCCGTGGTGATCGTCGAACCGGGCACCCCCGACGGCTACGCCCGCGTCATCGAGGCCCGCGACCGGCTGGTCGACGCCGGCTTCCACGTCGCCGCCCCCTGCCCGCACAGCGCCGCCTGCCCCATCGCCCCGGGCACGGACTGGTGCCACTTCTCCGCCCGGGTCAGCCGTTCCTCCCTGCACCGCCAGGTCAAGGGCGGCTCCCTCCCCTACGAGGACGAGAAGTTCAGCTACGTCGCCGCCGCCCGCTTCCCCGTCACCCCGGCAGCCTCCCGTGTCGTCAGGCGCCCGCAGATCCGCAAGGGCCAGGTCCTCCTCGACCTGTGCGAGACCGAACCGTCCCTGCACCGCACCACCGTCACCAAACGCCACGGCGATCTCTACAAGGCGGCACGGGACGCGGACTGGGGCGACGCCTGGCCGCCGGCACCATGA
- a CDS encoding glycerophosphodiester phosphodiesterase: protein MVTRIALTGLASAASVVSLTLTGPAAGVAPALPAGIRPPEGRTRPLEWGTGPLTVAALPRTTYVAHRGGAREVPENSMTGLMAAYERGTAQVLDFDTRLLRDGTPVVFHDETLNRTTYLGGEVRGLDAREWQGVRLRPKDALPGSWRSERPPTVAEVLDRFGGRIVLMLEAKDPRSLDRLAGLIRARGLNRSVFVNSNDPEVARRAHHLGLLAQLWRSARQLRTDRPERWRPYVDLLDVDHRARDADLVRAVKSGIRRVWAHTVVTDAQRDRVLALGCDGVITDTPGRLARAAQRGARP, encoded by the coding sequence ATGGTCACAAGGATCGCGCTGACGGGCCTCGCCTCCGCGGCTTCCGTGGTCTCGCTGACCCTCACGGGACCGGCGGCCGGCGTCGCCCCGGCTCTGCCGGCGGGCATCCGTCCGCCGGAGGGACGCACCCGCCCGCTGGAGTGGGGCACCGGCCCCCTGACCGTGGCGGCGCTCCCGCGCACCACGTACGTCGCCCACCGCGGCGGTGCCCGCGAGGTCCCCGAGAACAGCATGACGGGGCTGATGGCCGCCTACGAGCGCGGTACGGCGCAGGTGCTGGACTTCGACACGCGGCTGCTGCGCGACGGAACGCCCGTGGTGTTCCACGACGAGACGCTGAACCGCACCACCTACCTGGGCGGCGAGGTGCGCGGCCTCGACGCCCGGGAGTGGCAGGGCGTCCGGCTGCGCCCGAAGGACGCGCTGCCCGGCAGCTGGCGGTCGGAACGGCCGCCGACGGTCGCGGAGGTGCTGGATCGTTTCGGCGGGCGGATCGTGCTGATGCTGGAGGCGAAGGACCCGCGCAGCCTCGACCGGCTGGCCGGGCTGATCCGGGCCCGTGGCCTGAATCGCTCGGTGTTCGTGAACTCCAACGACCCGGAGGTGGCCCGGCGTGCCCATCACCTGGGCCTGCTCGCCCAGTTGTGGCGCTCGGCGCGGCAACTGCGCACGGACCGCCCGGAGCGCTGGCGGCCGTACGTGGACCTGCTGGACGTGGACCACCGGGCGCGTGACGCGGACCTGGTGCGGGCGGTGAAGTCGGGGATCCGGCGCGTGTGGGCGCACACCGTGGTGACGGACGCGCAGCGGGACCGGGTGCTGGCGCTGGGCTGCGACGGGGTGATCACGGACACGCCGGGCCGCCTCGCGCGGGCCGCTCAGCGGGGCGCGAGGCCGTGA
- a CDS encoding bifunctional DNA primase/polymerase codes for MSAEYGGRTGLQGKLTQWLRAGRRPKETAGDGGREDLLLAAAGAGLPLAPAAHPAGYRCSCDRVGCPTPARHPVSFAWQTQSTTDRAQIERWARHQPQANFITATGMVHDVLDVPLDAGRSALERLLADGVEVGPVAESDDGRMLFFTLTRGTPEDEDEWWPCELDCHPETMDEHPGLRWHCRGSYVLVPPARLPGEDQTVHWVRGPEHPLPDPLSLLETLTEAGARYAGEDADHAGAAWPLRH; via the coding sequence ATGAGCGCGGAGTACGGCGGCCGGACCGGTCTGCAGGGCAAACTCACCCAGTGGCTGCGCGCCGGGCGCCGGCCGAAGGAGACCGCCGGTGACGGCGGCCGTGAGGACCTGCTGCTCGCCGCCGCCGGCGCTGGACTGCCGCTCGCGCCCGCCGCCCACCCGGCCGGCTACCGCTGCTCCTGCGACCGCGTGGGCTGTCCCACCCCGGCCCGGCATCCGGTGTCCTTCGCCTGGCAGACGCAGTCGACCACCGACCGCGCCCAGATCGAACGCTGGGCCCGCCATCAGCCGCAGGCCAACTTCATCACCGCGACCGGCATGGTGCACGACGTCCTCGACGTGCCCCTGGATGCCGGTCGCAGTGCGTTGGAGCGGCTGCTCGCCGACGGTGTCGAGGTCGGGCCCGTCGCCGAGAGCGACGACGGCCGCATGCTGTTCTTCACCCTCACCCGCGGGACGCCCGAGGACGAGGACGAGTGGTGGCCGTGCGAACTGGACTGCCACCCCGAGACGATGGACGAGCACCCCGGTCTGCGGTGGCACTGCCGCGGCTCCTACGTCCTCGTACCGCCGGCGCGGCTGCCCGGTGAGGACCAGACCGTGCACTGGGTGCGCGGGCCCGAGCATCCGCTGCCGGATCCGCTGAGCCTGCTGGAGACCCTGACCGAGGCCGGTGCCCGGTACGCCGGTGAGGACGCCGACCACGCCGGGGCGGCCTGGCCGCTGCGGCACTGA